The Nocardioides panzhihuensis genome has a segment encoding these proteins:
- a CDS encoding SOS response-associated peptidase: protein MCGRYASSRQPDELAEEFEIDELRLQEPLTESYNVAPTDDVYAVLERPPREDDAPSERQLRSVRWGLVPSWAKDVKIGNRMINARMETVAEKPAYRRAFAKRRCLLPADGYFEWYATEAKDAKGLSGKGRARKQPYFITPKDGKVLAMAGLYELWPDPAKAEDDPGRWLWSCTVITTEAEDSLGRIHDRMPLMVERERWDQWLDPTRPGDVELLTPAAPGRLEAFPVSTLVSNVRNDGRELIEPLPIEEAWG from the coding sequence ATGTGCGGTCGTTACGCGTCCAGCCGCCAGCCCGACGAGCTGGCGGAGGAGTTCGAGATCGATGAGCTGCGTCTGCAGGAGCCGCTCACGGAGAGCTACAACGTCGCGCCGACCGACGATGTCTACGCCGTCCTCGAGCGGCCGCCGCGTGAGGACGACGCGCCCAGCGAGCGCCAGCTCCGCTCCGTACGTTGGGGGCTGGTCCCGTCCTGGGCCAAGGACGTCAAGATCGGCAACCGGATGATCAACGCCCGGATGGAGACGGTCGCCGAGAAGCCCGCCTATCGCCGGGCCTTCGCCAAGCGCCGCTGCCTGCTGCCGGCCGACGGCTACTTCGAGTGGTACGCCACCGAGGCCAAGGACGCGAAAGGGCTGAGTGGAAAAGGACGGGCGCGCAAGCAGCCCTACTTCATCACCCCGAAGGACGGGAAAGTGCTGGCGATGGCCGGGCTCTACGAGCTGTGGCCCGACCCCGCCAAGGCCGAGGACGACCCCGGCAGGTGGCTGTGGAGCTGCACCGTGATCACCACCGAGGCGGAGGACTCCTTGGGGCGGATCCATGACCGGATGCCGCTCATGGTCGAGCGTGAACGCTGGGACCAGTGGCTCGACCCGACCCGCCCGGGCGACGTGGAGCTGCTGACCCCGGCGGCGCCCGGCCGTCTGGAGGCCTTCCCGGTCTCGACACTGGTGAGCAACGTACGCAACGACGGCCGCGAGCTCATCGAGCCGCTACCGATCGAGGAAGCCTGGGGATGA